The Methanococcus maripaludis genome has a window encoding:
- a CDS encoding carboxymuconolactone decarboxylase family protein yields the protein MKEGVFFGEGMKFVKEGYPDIYDAVVGLNKAAFTGKTLDYKTQKLIAIGIVAATGDENAAEKQMRSGMVELKITKEEIIDALRVVLLTSGMPAFTKAMKVVSKL from the coding sequence ATGAAAGAAGGTGTTTTTTTCGGAGAAGGAATGAAATTTGTAAAAGAAGGCTATCCAGACATTTACGATGCTGTTGTAGGATTAAATAAAGCAGCATTTACTGGAAAAACTTTGGATTACAAAACTCAAAAATTAATCGCAATTGGAATTGTTGCAGCGACAGGGGATGAAAATGCAGCAGAAAAACAAATGAGAAGTGGAATGGTTGAATTAAAAATAACTAAAGAAGAAATAATCGATGCATTGCGAGTTGTATTATTAACTTCTGGAATGCCTGCATTTACAAAAGCTATGAAAGTAGTTAGTAAATTATAA
- a CDS encoding class II SORL domain-containing protein: protein MGCASAQTLKEGTDFEKKHVPMIECKSTVKPDEIYEVKIHTAGVEHPMEDGHFIQFIELNVEECPLLRVQLTQHSKPDVVVNIKAPNEEHKGHTFKLVAYMFCNLHGLWKYEKEVKIE, encoded by the coding sequence ATGGGCTGTGCGAGTGCTCAAACACTTAAAGAAGGAACAGATTTTGAAAAAAAACACGTTCCTATGATAGAATGTAAAAGTACCGTTAAACCTGACGAAATTTATGAAGTAAAAATTCATACTGCCGGAGTAGAACATCCCATGGAAGATGGACATTTTATCCAATTTATTGAATTAAACGTGGAAGAATGCCCGCTTTTAAGAGTTCAACTAACGCAACACTCTAAACCAGATGTTGTTGTAAATATAAAAGCTCCAAATGAGGAACATAAAGGACATACATTTAAACTCGTTGCATATATGTTCTGCAACCTTCACGGGCTCTGGAAATACGAAAAAGAAGTAAAAATTGAGTAA
- a CDS encoding MTH865 family protein, giving the protein MITTNHPLGEALKDIETFKLKLADYFKDKDVFPIKNKVELGSALPCGISMPCGDLEAGELVKFLTDNDFPIKNAEDLAIKLSKSCSIQ; this is encoded by the coding sequence ATGATTACTACAAACCATCCTCTTGGCGAAGCACTAAAAGATATTGAAACCTTCAAATTAAAATTAGCAGATTACTTTAAAGATAAAGATGTATTTCCAATAAAAAATAAAGTTGAACTTGGAAGTGCACTTCCTTGTGGAATTTCAATGCCTTGTGGAGATTTAGAAGCAGGAGAACTCGTTAAATTTTTAACAGATAACGATTTCCCAATAAAAAATGCAGAAGACTTGGCAATAAAACTTTCCAAAAGTTGCAGCATTCAATAA
- a CDS encoding ferritin codes for MDSKLRYEIEEQINKELYSAYLYLAMSNYAESEGFKGISNWFIVQAQEEIDHAMKFYKYIHEMGDTLQLNAIDKPEPKWNSITDVFENGLTHEKYVTSRIHKLMDIAHEVKDYAAISMLQWFVNEQIEEESSFRDILDGLKLTGGDINYLMMLDKELGQRVKTAPESETTKAKTA; via the coding sequence ATGGACAGCAAATTAAGATACGAAATAGAGGAACAGATTAATAAAGAACTCTATTCAGCATACCTGTACCTTGCAATGTCAAATTATGCAGAATCTGAAGGCTTTAAAGGAATTTCAAATTGGTTCATAGTTCAGGCTCAGGAAGAAATCGACCACGCAATGAAATTCTACAAATACATTCACGAAATGGGTGATACCCTTCAATTAAACGCAATTGATAAACCTGAACCAAAATGGAATTCCATTACAGATGTCTTTGAAAATGGACTTACCCACGAAAAATACGTGACAAGCCGAATCCACAAGTTGATGGATATTGCGCATGAAGTAAAAGATTACGCTGCAATTTCAATGCTTCAATGGTTTGTAAACGAACAGATTGAAGAAGAATCTTCATTTAGAGACATTCTTGATGGATTGAAGTTAACTGGCGGAGATATAAACTACTTGATGATGCTCGATAAGGAACTCGGGCAAAGGGTTAAAACCGCTCCTGAAAGTGAAACAACAAAAGCAAAAACTGCATAG
- a CDS encoding rubredoxin-like domain-containing protein: MVWWKCSNCGYIFEGEAEKVPEKCPNCGEICTFYDVSCYTPECGFEGYDPKIAGKRNEESRL, from the coding sequence ATGGTATGGTGGAAATGTTCAAACTGCGGATACATTTTTGAAGGGGAAGCTGAAAAAGTTCCTGAAAAATGTCCAAACTGCGGAGAAATCTGTACTTTCTACGATGTAAGTTGTTATACTCCAGAATGCGGATTTGAAGGTTACGATCCAAAAATTGCTGGAAAAAGAAATGAAGAAAGTAGACTTTAA
- a CDS encoding DsrE family protein → MKACFLIFTYDKGGKPYVPIIFHALLFAKEMKEKGDDVKIVFEGEAVKWFNEILKPDHPLKTHVEALKDNFVACEACSHMFDVFTSIKGKIAIENELHGHVSLRKYLDNGYTVVEF, encoded by the coding sequence ATGAAAGCTTGTTTTTTGATATTTACGTATGATAAAGGGGGAAAACCATACGTTCCAATAATATTTCATGCTCTGCTCTTTGCAAAAGAAATGAAAGAAAAAGGGGACGATGTAAAAATTGTCTTTGAAGGAGAAGCTGTGAAATGGTTTAATGAAATTTTAAAACCTGATCACCCATTAAAAACCCATGTTGAAGCACTTAAAGATAACTTTGTAGCTTGTGAAGCATGTTCTCATATGTTTGATGTTTTTACAAGCATTAAAGGAAAAATTGCTATTGAAAACGAGCTTCACGGACACGTCAGTCTTAGAAAATACCTTGATAACGGATACACCGTTGTCGAATTCTAA